A single region of the Thermoleophilum album genome encodes:
- a CDS encoding glycosyltransferase 87 family protein, translating into MAATLLACAAINLPELGSDGWPFRPGEVRPTGPLAWLARLVDGRPDLGLPRAAAMCAALIAVGYGVTTLARGRSSLRGAVAVGALGALLLLVPATAIQLALRSATAPWFYTNDSTYQIELAGDLVLRGESPYGHDWRGSGLERFYTFDGSRSPRIERTEPALDHFAYPPASALSGALWRLLPAPFDDYRLFVLLATLAAGAAALGLSGPPAARAAVAVFLVANPIAVRSVWFGQNDAPALALSVLACALALRGRAASALAALALAGLFKQFALFVAPFVAVIVAQRAGGRALARGSAVAVAVLVAASLPFFVASPSAFASDVVGYGAATYRIVGYGLAGILVEIGAIGDRRGYYPFVPLFVTVWLPLTAWLTLRSWRDRSAGAPLGYAAAALTVLLFIGRTFNNYYLVWPLTFALCALPPLAAERERVPAPPLDRGTSA; encoded by the coding sequence GTGGCGGCAACGCTGCTCGCGTGTGCAGCGATCAACCTTCCCGAGCTCGGCAGCGACGGGTGGCCGTTCCGTCCCGGCGAGGTTCGGCCGACAGGACCCCTCGCCTGGCTTGCGCGCCTCGTCGACGGTCGCCCCGATCTTGGTCTGCCACGCGCAGCGGCCATGTGCGCTGCGCTGATTGCGGTCGGCTACGGCGTCACGACACTCGCACGCGGGCGCAGTTCGCTGCGCGGAGCGGTCGCAGTCGGGGCGTTAGGTGCGCTGTTGCTGCTAGTGCCGGCGACCGCCATCCAGTTGGCGCTGCGCTCCGCGACCGCCCCGTGGTTCTACACCAACGACTCCACCTACCAGATCGAGCTGGCGGGCGACCTCGTTTTGCGCGGCGAAAGCCCGTACGGTCACGACTGGCGCGGTTCGGGGCTCGAACGCTTCTACACCTTCGACGGCAGCCGATCGCCGCGCATCGAGCGCACCGAGCCGGCCCTCGACCACTTCGCCTATCCACCGGCCTCGGCCTTGAGCGGCGCGCTTTGGCGCTTGCTGCCGGCGCCGTTCGACGACTACCGCCTCTTCGTGCTGCTGGCCACACTCGCTGCCGGCGCGGCAGCGCTCGGTTTGAGCGGACCGCCGGCGGCCCGCGCCGCCGTCGCCGTCTTTCTTGTCGCTAATCCGATCGCGGTGCGGTCGGTGTGGTTCGGTCAGAACGACGCGCCCGCGCTGGCGCTTTCGGTGCTCGCTTGCGCGCTCGCGCTGCGGGGGCGAGCGGCGTCGGCGCTCGCCGCGCTCGCACTCGCTGGACTTTTCAAACAGTTCGCGCTATTCGTCGCCCCGTTCGTGGCGGTGATCGTCGCGCAGCGAGCGGGCGGGCGGGCGCTTGCCCGCGGGTCCGCGGTCGCTGTCGCTGTGCTTGTGGCGGCGAGCTTGCCGTTCTTCGTCGCCTCGCCGAGTGCGTTCGCGAGCGATGTGGTGGGCTACGGCGCCGCGACCTACCGCATCGTCGGTTACGGCCTCGCGGGGATCTTGGTCGAGATCGGAGCGATCGGCGACCGCCGCGGTTACTACCCCTTCGTGCCGCTGTTCGTGACGGTGTGGCTGCCGCTCACGGCTTGGCTGACCCTCCGCAGCTGGCGCGACCGCTCAGCCGGGGCGCCGCTGGGCTACGCCGCTGCGGCGCTGACCGTGCTCCTCTTCATCGGGCGAACGTTCAACAACTACTACCTCGTTTGGCCGCTGACCTTCGCCCTCTGCGCGCTGCCGCCGCTCGCAGCCGAACGTGAGCGCGTCCCCGCGCCGCCGCTCGACCGCGGCACGAGCGCGTGA
- a CDS encoding O-antigen ligase family protein codes for MEHPVLAELGAVVGALGCLLALLSYDRVPSLVGVAALAVGEVALGTSLLGTATIDRLASPTGAVAAFAACLLLGVGAAILVRWPAALAPLAVALAPLRPPLDFGPEHPLFVAAARDGRLGRLIPLYALLACATLAFVWRLYRKGGAPPLPRALARPASLLLAFVCLSLLWAEDREAAANYLFFFALPFATLLCVVGRTPAALAMPRHTAWVATGLAAIFAAIGIWQFATHELFFYAPNLALSNANTDLFRVTSLFGDPSLYARHLVLALCVILVAVALGRLRARYAWPLAVLLWTGMLFSFSQTSMVALIAATCAIAVTLGGRRLKLAATAAALAASVLALGYGVWQVANGVSVNRVSSDRLGRLERALDAAGESPLFGVGIASQPRVSKRLAHSDRPIASFAAHTAPAAVIAELGALGFALFAWACVGVWRTLADLRRFHEPLAVALGACLIALFVHALGYSNLLEDPLTWVLPALAAAWLARPDPESRWRARQRARSSEPDARGAKTRQLSALPTAEAAR; via the coding sequence GTGGAGCATCCTGTGCTGGCCGAGCTCGGCGCTGTCGTCGGCGCCCTCGGCTGCCTGCTCGCGCTGCTGTCGTACGACCGCGTGCCCTCGCTTGTCGGCGTGGCGGCTCTTGCTGTCGGGGAAGTGGCGCTCGGCACTTCGCTGCTTGGCACCGCCACGATCGATCGGCTCGCTTCGCCGACAGGAGCGGTCGCGGCGTTCGCCGCTTGCCTGCTGCTCGGCGTCGGCGCCGCGATCTTGGTGCGATGGCCCGCGGCGCTCGCACCACTGGCGGTGGCGCTCGCGCCGCTGCGACCGCCGCTCGACTTCGGCCCCGAACACCCGCTGTTCGTGGCGGCAGCGCGCGACGGTCGACTCGGCCGCCTGATCCCGCTCTACGCGCTTCTCGCCTGCGCGACTCTCGCCTTCGTCTGGCGGCTCTACCGCAAGGGCGGGGCACCGCCGCTGCCGCGCGCACTCGCTCGCCCAGCGAGCCTCCTCCTCGCCTTCGTGTGCCTCTCTCTGCTGTGGGCCGAGGACCGCGAAGCGGCCGCCAACTATCTGTTCTTCTTCGCCCTGCCGTTTGCGACGCTTCTCTGCGTCGTCGGGCGCACTCCGGCGGCGCTCGCGATGCCCCGCCACACGGCGTGGGTCGCCACTGGCTTGGCCGCGATCTTCGCCGCCATCGGCATCTGGCAGTTCGCTACCCACGAGCTCTTCTTCTACGCACCGAACCTCGCGCTCTCGAACGCCAACACCGACCTCTTCCGCGTCACATCGCTGTTCGGCGATCCGAGCCTCTACGCGCGCCATCTCGTGCTCGCGTTGTGCGTGATCCTCGTCGCTGTTGCGCTCGGCCGCCTGCGCGCTCGCTACGCCTGGCCGCTGGCCGTGCTCCTTTGGACCGGAATGCTGTTTTCGTTCTCGCAAACGAGCATGGTTGCGCTGATCGCCGCGACCTGTGCAATCGCGGTAACGCTGGGCGGCCGTCGGCTGAAGCTCGCCGCGACAGCCGCGGCGCTCGCCGCCTCGGTGCTCGCGCTCGGCTACGGCGTTTGGCAAGTGGCAAACGGCGTGTCGGTGAACCGCGTGTCGAGCGACCGCTTGGGCCGCCTCGAGCGCGCACTCGACGCTGCCGGCGAGAGTCCGCTGTTCGGCGTCGGCATCGCCAGCCAACCGCGCGTCAGCAAGCGCCTTGCGCACAGCGACCGACCGATCGCGAGCTTCGCCGCGCACACCGCTCCCGCCGCCGTCATCGCCGAGCTGGGTGCTCTCGGGTTCGCTCTTTTCGCCTGGGCCTGCGTCGGTGTGTGGCGCACGCTCGCAGACCTGCGCCGGTTCCACGAGCCGCTCGCGGTCGCACTCGGCGCCTGTCTCATCGCCCTGTTCGTGCACGCGCTCGGCTACAGCAACTTGCTCGAGGACCCGCTCACCTGGGTGTTGCCCGCGCTGGCGGCAGCGTGGTTGGCGCGGCCCGATCCAGAGAGCCGCTGGCGGGCCCGTCAGCGCGCGCGTAGCAGCGAACCGGACGCGCGTGGTGCGAAGACGCGCCAGCTCTCTGCGCTCCCGACAGCCGAAGCGGCGCGATGA
- a CDS encoding glycosyltransferase family 2 protein, protein MISQDDRSPRPDDGGDRHAETSAAGVDRREAIDLSYCVVNTNGQELLAACLAAIERSHPRELTHEVIVLDNASTDGSLAMLRERFPGVSVIALDTRRGKAENDSQLLASARGRYCLLLNEDSELLPGAAAALVAALEADPRAAAAGAQLVAPDGTPQACAWRLPGVLWALAAVCGLQRLAVQSKGNRVREVGWCQSSALLVRRRAAAEIGFLDPEFFVYSDETDFQKRLRDAGWRILFVPQARCVHHDQLSTDPHAMRRRIVEFHRGRSLYMRKHHGPLTRALWRAAWTWFYCVRLLVACLRRRDDTRRWRLHAWQQLLGGRGEGLREAAAAFNRSRAAADG, encoded by the coding sequence TCGGGAAGCTATCGACCTCTCGTACTGCGTGGTGAACACAAACGGGCAGGAGCTGCTCGCCGCCTGCCTCGCAGCGATCGAGCGCAGCCACCCGCGCGAGCTCACGCACGAAGTGATCGTTCTCGACAACGCATCCACCGACGGATCTCTCGCGATGCTGCGCGAGCGGTTCCCGGGCGTATCCGTGATCGCGCTCGACACGCGCAGGGGCAAAGCCGAAAACGATTCGCAGCTCCTGGCAAGCGCCCGCGGCCGCTACTGCTTGCTCCTCAACGAGGACTCCGAGCTCCTGCCCGGCGCCGCCGCTGCGCTCGTCGCCGCCCTCGAAGCCGACCCGCGCGCAGCCGCCGCCGGCGCGCAACTGGTCGCGCCCGACGGAACCCCGCAGGCGTGCGCCTGGCGGTTGCCTGGGGTGCTGTGGGCGCTCGCCGCCGTCTGCGGGTTACAGCGACTCGCCGTGCAGAGCAAAGGCAACCGGGTGCGCGAGGTCGGGTGGTGCCAGTCGTCGGCGCTGCTCGTGCGCCGCCGGGCGGCGGCCGAGATCGGCTTTCTCGACCCCGAGTTCTTCGTCTACTCCGACGAGACCGACTTCCAGAAGCGGCTCCGCGACGCAGGCTGGCGCATCCTCTTCGTGCCGCAGGCGCGCTGCGTTCACCACGACCAGCTCTCAACCGACCCGCACGCGATGCGGCGACGGATAGTCGAGTTCCACCGCGGCCGCTCCTTGTACATGCGCAAGCACCACGGGCCGTTGACGCGCGCGCTGTGGCGTGCGGCGTGGACGTGGTTCTACTGCGTACGTTTGCTCGTTGCTTGCTTGCGCCGGCGCGACGACACACGTCGCTGGCGGTTGCACGCCTGGCAACAGCTCTTGGGAGGGCGGGGCGAAGGTCTGCGCGAAGCGGCAGCGGCGTTCAACCGCAGCCGCGCGGCTGCCGACGGGTAA